AAAGAAACACCCCAACCAGGCAACCATCAAGTTCTTTTTCCAATCAATTTTCATATCCGTTTACACCTCACAAGTTCTTCACTATTAACTATACTCCAAAAAGTGTAATCTCTCAAAAAAATTTCAGCAAATAAAAAACAAGTGTAAAACAAAACTGTCTTTCCAGCATTGTTTTACACTTCTCCAGTTTAAAATCAAAAACTATAAAATCGCTAAAATAATAAAGTTCAAAATAAACAAAGCATTTACGATCCAAAGAATCGGCGAGATTTCTGTAATTTTTCCTTTTGCTACTTTTACGATCACATAAAAGATAAAGCCAGCTGCTATACCATATGAAATGCTATAACATAAGCCCATGAAAATCGAAGCAAAAAATGCCGGAACGGCTTCTTCTAGATTCGTCCATTCAATATCTTTGAAGGAAGCTAACATCATTACCCCAACAAGAATCAATGCTGGCGCTGTTGCTTGAGCAGGAACGATGGCAATCAGTGGTGAAAATAGGCTGCTTAAAGCAAACATTGCAGCGACTACTACTGATGTCAAGCCAGTTCTACCTCCAGCTCCGATCCCAGCTGCACTTTCCACGTAAGTCGTCGTATTTGATGTTCCAAACACTGCACCTATCGATGTTGCAACAGCATCCGCAAACAATGCTTTGTCCATTTTCGTTGAGAATCCTTTGCTATCTTCTAAAGCCAATTCATCCTCTTTTGAGAAAATCCCAGTTCGGCGCCCTGTTCCAATAAATGTTCCAATCGTATCAAAGGTATCAGATAGGCTAAAAGCAATGACAGTCATCAATACTTGAGGAATTTTTGATGCATCACTAAACAACGATTGCATCCCGTCAGCGCCAAAAGCCGCCCCAAAAGTTGTCTTCAACTCTCCCAATGAGTTGCCTAAAGAATTTTGCTGCCAGTTGATGGCAGACAAGTCCACCACACCTAGCGGTATCGCAATAATCGTTGTTGCGACGATTCCGATCAAAATAGATCCACGAACATTCAACACAACTAAAACAGTTGTTAAAACCAAGCCGATCACTGCTAAGATAATTTCCGGATTGTTAAAATTCCCTAATGCCGGAACAATACTATCTCCATTCACTACACCATTTTTTGGCTCAGCTTGTACAGTAAAATCCAGTAATTTCGCATTTTTGATACCCACATAAGCCACAAAAATACCGATTCCTCCACCGATCGCATGCTGCATGCTTTCAGGAATTGCTTTGATGATCAATTTGCGGATCTTCGTCACTGTGATCAAGATATTGATCAGCCCACAGATGAAGACCATTGCTAATGCTTGCTGCCATGTATAACCTAAACCAAAGACAACTGTGAATGTAAAGAACGCATTTAGCCCCATTCCCGGTGCTTGCGCATACGGAACATTTGCAAAAAGCCCCATGATCAACGTACCGATGATAGAGGCAATGATCGTTGCTAAAAAGACTGCCTGAAACGGCATTCCTGTTTGTGATAAAATCGATGGATTTACAAATAAGATATAGCTCATTGCAAAAAATGTCGTTACCCCAGCCATCATTTCAGTTGAAACGTTTGTCTTGTTTTCCTTCAGTTTGAAAAACTTCTCCATTTACTTATGTCTCTCCCTTTTCTTTGTCCAAGTCCTTTACTTTTCAGTAAAAACTCTTCGCCTTACTAAAATATGCTCTCAGGAAAATAATTAAATCAGTCAATACTTACTGATCAAAATAATAAGTGCTCGTTCCTATTTCCTGACGAATACTTATAAAGTATAAGCTAGAATATTTCGCTTTTCAACAAAATATTAACTTTAAACCGATATTTTATTTTTAATGTTCGTGTTTTACACTTATAAAAAAACACGCAATAACCTTCGTTATCACGTGTCTCTACTTTATACTAATTCATACCTCTTTAAATCCTCTTTTTCAAGAAAAACACTACCGTCGATCCAGCAGATAGCCAACCTAAAATAACTAACGCCGTAGTTGATTGTTCACCTGTTTTTGGCAATTCTTTTTTTCCAGCAGTTTCAGAAAGTTGGTCAGAATCTCCTGTTGTTAAATTCTGTTCTGTCTTTTTCGGCAAAATAGGGATCGTAAAAACAGCCTGATTATTTTCGCTGTCAATCACCAAAGCGGTCAATTTCTCTTTTCCTGCAAGTTTCAATGACGCAACATTTAGTTTGATGATCCCATCACCATCTGCTTGTCCTTGAAGATCACCTATTGACGGCTCCGCTGTTCTTGTTAGTGTTTGAGGTAAATCACCAACAAAAATAGCTATCGTAGCATTCGGTAATGTTACTCCTCGTAAAAGCTCATCATCTTCATACAATGGATCGAAAAGAGTCGCTTTTTTTAATCGATCATTATCTGTTGGCTCCGGCGTTGGTTCCACCGGCTCAACTGATTTAGCCAACGTTTTACGCCCTTCAATCGAAGCTTCGATCAATTCACCCGCTGCTTCCTTACTTTCAATATAGCTGATAAAGGTCTCTGTATCTGGTTGAATCGCATTGACCAAACGGCTTTCAGTGAAACCGGAAAAGCCATCTCCTCCACCAAACAAGAAATCATTAATCACAACTAAATAAGGTTGTTCTGCTTGGATCGGTGTTCCATCTTTCTTATGCATCTCTTTCACTACATATGGCTGATTCGGATCATCTGTTTCAACGAATGTATAAGTTAAACCAGAAATTTGTAAAAAATAGCGTTCTTCTTCGTCATATTGCTCATTCAATACTTGTTGGATTTGAGCTCCTGTCATTTCAACAACTTGCATGATATTTCCAAATGGTTGAACGGCCTGCGCCGCACCCCAAGTGATCTCACCATTTTCACCTACGATCAAATCTGCTCGAATACCGCCATTATTTGTCATCGCAAAGTCAGCATCGATCCCTTGAGCTTTGGCCATTGCAACTTGACCATCTGTAATTAAATTTCCCAAAGGAGATTCTTTGAATTCATTGACTTCACGAGTAATAAGTTGGTTATCCTTGGCGGTTCCGATTTTCTTATTTGTCACAGCAGCCACCCGCTCGCTAGCATCCTTGACTGTTTTGTCTACATTTTCATCGATTTTTGGTGTTTTATTTCCTGCTGGATCAACCGCTGAAACAGTTGCATCTGGTGTTTTCACAAAGTCATTGGTCGTTGGATCTAAGGTTCCTTGAAGGTCGATATAACCTTTCCCTTGTGCTGTTGATTGAACAACTCTCGTATTATTGACTACACCATTGGTATATTGATGATTATGTGCGGCAAAAAAAGCATCAACACTATTTTCAGGATAGATTTTATTGACTTCATTTAGAATTTCTGCTGCTTCGCCTTCCACTTTTCCTGCTTTACTTGTTGCTGGAATGTGAGCTAAAACAACGATCGCATTTACCCCTTGATTTCTCAGCTGGCTAGAATAGTAAGCGATCGTTTGTGCCTCATCTAGAAAATCATAAGCTTCATAATGCTCTCTCAACACTAAATTAGGAATTTCTGTCGTTACCACCCCAATAAAACCAACCTTGACTTTATTAGACCCAGTACCAACTTCCCTGATCGTATACGGCTGCCAGCCAAATGGAATTTCTTCGGTACCTTTTTTGACCACATTCCCAATAACTATTTGGGTTTTGGAAGCTTCTCTTGGATAGGCCGTCAAAATACCATATGGATCATCAACTGGTTTTGTACCAGTCATGATTCGGTTGAATTCTGCCAGCCCTTCATCAAATTCATGATTTCCTAGTGTCCCTATTGAAAAATCCATCTGATTCAAAACTTTGATCGTTGGCTCATCTTGAAGTAGTCCTGAGTTTGCCGGACTTGCTCCAACCATGTCACCAGCTTGTACACGTAAAGTTTGTCCACCTTTATTATTTTTTGAAAACTGTTCCTGAGCTTGATTGAGATAACCAGCTAATAAAGGTGCAGTTCCAGCTTTTTCAACTTTATTTCCTAGGTCATCATAAAATGATCCTGTTGTATTCAATGCACCGTGAAAATCGTTGATTCCTAAAAGCTGAAAAGGAATCAGCTCTCCTTCATCAAATGATTCTACCTGTTCAGATGTTGATTGTTTTTCCGTTGTTTCTGCTTGTGCAGCCTCGTTGTCCCACACAACTCCGCTACTGATTCCACCAATAACAAATAGAATCGTTAGTATCGAATTTTGCCACTTTTTCATCCTGTATACTCCTTCGCGTTTATTCCCTATTTAATCACTTAGTTAAAGAGTAACAAGTTCCAAACACCCTGTCAATGACTTCTATCAATTCTATTTTGCTGTTTTAAGCTGAAAATCATCCCAAGTAAAATCAACTGAAAGGCTGTAAACAGAAGGACGAACAACCATTTTTCCTGCGACCATTGGAAAAAAATTATCTGTAATGTATGAACAGGTTTGGTAAATAGATGGACACTATGTAGACGATCAAAGCGTCCGACAAAAATCGCTAGACTTGATAAGCTAGAAATCAGGACTGTGATTAGTCCAAATTGCCAGTGTTTCGTCATGATTCCTTTTTTATTTGCTTCATCCATTAGCGAAAATAAGGTGTCCATCCCTAAAAGGCCATATACCAAAATACCAGTAGACAAAAGAACAAAGCTAAACCAATCGTGTATCGATTGAAGAAAAATTTGATTACTTCCTTGATAGATCGTCAATTCGGCCAAATGAAAGAAATCAGTAAATAGGTATGGCGCATTCGGATAAAAAATCAGCCAAAAAGCTGCCAAGAAATAAAACATTTTACACTTGACCCGCTCAAAATAAAAACTAATTTCAATCGGAATATAGGCTAGAAATACATTGAGTGCCATAAATTGATAGCTTTTTGCATACAGCAACATATACACACAATATAGAATTGTTCCAATGCGAATCATCCAGCGAAATTTTTGATTCAACTGCTCCACCACCTTTTCTCATCAAGTGTATCACAAGCGTAAATTTATAGAAAATTTTCTTGAAAACTTGTTATTCTCCTATTTTATGCTAGACTATCCTTAAGAAAACATCCTGGAGGAATCACCTTGAAAAAATTAATTGCAATAGATTTAGATGGCACAACGTTAAATAACCAGTCCCTTATTAGCCCGACAACAGAAAAAGCACTGAAAAAAGCAATCGATCATGGACACTATGTAAGCATTGTGACAGGACGCCCATACCGTATGAGCAGTCAATTTTACCGTCAATTAGGATTAACAACACCAATGGTCAACTTTAATGGTGCACTTGTTCATTTACCAGAAAAAAAATGGGCGGATGAAAAAGAGACAGGCATCAAAAGAGACTTAGTTTTTGACATATTGGCGCAGAAACAAGCATTGAACCTTGACTTTGTTGCGGCTGAAAATAAAGAAACCTTTTACATCGACACATTAGATTATTTTGATCCAGCTTTCTTCGCATCTGAAGCTACACCAAGCAATCTACTTACGACGAAAAATTTAGTCACTGATCCAACATCCATGATGGTTCGTACAACACATGATCAAGCAAAAAATGTTTCAGATTCTTTAATGAAACAATATGGTGAATACGTTGATGTCAGAACTTGGGGAGGTCCAACACCCATCTTGGAAATCGTTTCTAAAGGTATTCAAAAAGCGAAAGGCGTTGAACAAGTAGCTAGCTTCCTTAATGTCAATCGCGCTGATATTCTGGCATTCGGTGATGAACATAACGATGAAGAAATGCTTGATTACGTTGGTTGGGGCGTGGCAATGAAAAATGCGACAGATAAAATCAAATCGGTCGCAAATGATATTACAGAAAAAACAAATGATGATGATGGTTTAGCTGATTACTTAACTCGATATTTAGATTTAAATGATCATTAATATGATTTTTCTACATTTATCAGATCATGATAATTTTTATAAGACTACTGCACAAGTTTGAATTATGCAGTAGTCTTTTTTTATCTTTACAATTCTTATACTTCTTGATAAAATAAGAACACACGTTCGTTTAATTAAGAAAAGAGGAATAGTTATGGATTTATCTAAAAAAATTGAGATCCTTGCTGAATCAGCCAAATATGATGTCTCCTGCTCCAGCAGCGGTGTTGCCGATAATCAGCGCACAGGCTCTGTCGGCAGCACAGCAAAAGCTGGGATTTGTCATTCATTCACAAGTGATGGACGTTGTGTCTCCTTACTAAAACTACTATTTACAAATGCTTGTATTTTTGATTGTCACTATTGCATCAATAGAAAATCTAATGCTATTCCCCGTGCCACTTTTACACCGCAGGAAGTCGCCGATCTAACAATGGATTTTTATATGAGGAATTACATTGAAGGCTTATTTTTAAGCTCTGCTATTATAAAAAATGTTGATTATACAAGCGAGCTTTTGATCAAAACCCTAAAGATTTTACGTCATGAAAAAGGGTTCAAGGGCTATATCCATGTAAAAGCAATTCCTGGAGCCGATGAAAAGTTGATCGAAGAGCTTGGATTTCTTGCTGATCGAATGAGTGTCAATGTTGAACTACCTTCACGTGAAAGCCTCAAGCTTTTAGCACCAGATAAAGATCCCTTTGCTTTATACAAACCTATGAAGCAAATCACCCATAAGAAGAAAGAATTATCCTTGGTTCCAGCGCTAAAGAGAGAAAGCTCTTTTGTGCCCGCTGGACAGTCTACACAAATGATTATTGGTGCTTCACCGGAAAGCGATCATTCCATCGTTAAAATTGCTGAAAATCTTTATCAAAAATATGATTTGAGACGTGTTTATTACTCTGCCTATATCCCTGTAAATCAAGATTCATTATTACCTGCAGTTACGACCGATCCACCTTTGCTGCGAGAACACCGATTGTATCAGGCTGATTGGCTCTTACGTTTTTATCGCTTTTCTGCTGATGAAATTTTGTCGCCAGAAAAACCTAATTTCAATTTATACTTAGATCCTAAAGCAAATTGGGCTGTTCAAAATTACGAGCAATTTCCTGTTGATGTACAAACTGCGTCATACGAGCGACTATTACGAATACCAGGCATCGGACCAAAAAGTGCTCAAAATATTGTGAAAGCAAGAAAATACTATAAATTACATTTGTCTGACCTAAAAAAATTAGGCGTCGTTGTTAAACGAGCTCAGTATTTTGTCAGCTGCAACGGCGCTGTTCAAGCAGGATTGATTCAAGAGCCTGAATGGATAATCACTTCTTTAATTTCCTCCAAACAGTATGACACATTAAAAAAAGTAAATACGCAATCCAAACATGAGCAGTTGTCTTTATTTGATGTGGAACGCTTTGAAGCGACCAAACATAAGGAGATGCGTTATGTCAATTGAAGAATCAAATGAAGTTTGGGAATATGACGGTAGTTATTATGGATTTTTAACGATCGTTTACCATGCATTTAAAAAGAACTATTTTCCGGAAATGATTTTGTCTCCTGAAAATGCTGTTGAAAGTCTCTTTATTAGCGAATGGTTCGAGACGGATGAACAGCTGGCAAAAAAAATCTATCACCGATTGGAACAACGACTGCGGAAAGAAAATCTTCAATTTATTATCGATGGCTTTTATTGTTCATTAAAAGAAAAAGAACGTTGTTTATTAGATGCAATTCAAATTGCTTTATCAACAAAAGACTTATTGATCAATCATTTAGGACATCCTTCGATTCTTGCTTTACAAAAGTCCTTACAGGCTTTGTTCAGTGAAGTTCATTTGTTTACGGGATTTGTTCGCTTTGAATATGTTGGGGCTTTCCTGTACAGTCAAATTGCACCTAAGCACTTTTCTTTACCTTACTTATGTCCACATTTTGCACAGAGATATCCAAATGAAACAATCATGATTTATGATGAAACTCACCGTTTACTAGGAATCATCGAACAAGCTCAGATTCGATTTATCGAAAACACAGATCCCCCAACATTTCACGCTCAGACTTGTGAACAAGAAGTTCAAGACAATTGGCGAACCTTTCTTCGAGCTGTAACCATTGAAGAACGCAGAAACGAACAAGTTCAATTATCCCACCTGCCTAAACGTTTTCGCGGAAATATGATTGATTTTAGAGAATAGAAAAGAGCGCGACAAAACATACTAGTATGTTTTGTCGCGCTCTTTTCTATTCCATTCAATCGATCCTAAGGTGAACCTTTTTCACGATCAATTTATCTGGTAACTGTGATTGGTTGCTTTGTTCACCAATGACTTCAGCAAAAATATTGGTACGGTCTTCTTTTTTCTGAAGCTGATAATCAATTTTACCCGTCTCGTTCAATTCATTCATCATTTCATTATAGTTGTCTGATTCTGTTTTGCGCGTAATAAAGCCTAGACTAACAAGCTGTTCATCTAAGTTTTTGGCTGATATCAATGAGCCAAAAGCAATTTTTTGCCGAATCGTCTGGTTCAATTGAGCGATTTTCACCTTTGGATCTTGTTGAGCAGACTGCTTTTCCAATAAAGCTTCATACTGTTCCACTGTCAGCATGACCCCTGCAACTCTATTTCTATTATAGATATAGACGCCTGTTTGTTCTTTCTTAGCTGTAGCAAAGACAGTCATCGGCGACTGCTTCACATCTGTGATCGAAACAGAAATTTCTTTTTCACTTTTCATTCGTCAACTTCCCTTCCTAGACGATTATATCATACAGATAAACTGTGTGAAGGGCTTTTTATGAATTGCTTGTATGAATGAAAATTGTGAGAATATCTACTTCACATTGAATCAATCGCTTTAAAACCGATATCCTTACGGTAAAACAAGCATGTCGTGTCCATTTTTTCTAGGCGATCATAGACTGCTTCCTGCGCTTCTTTCAACGTATCTCGACTTGCTTCAACTAAATACACACGTCCGCCATCTGAAAGAAGCTGCCCTGTCATTTCTTTTACGCCTGCATAATAAATATGTTCATCTTCAGCATCAAAAGCAAATGGGATTGGATGATCTTTTTGATAGTCTCCCGGATATCCCTTTGCTGCAACCACCACGCCTAAACTATACCCATTTTGCTTCCATTCAATTTCTGGTGTTTCCCCATGTAATAGATCATCAATAATTTGAGCCAGATCGCTATTCAAGCGCTGTAAAACAACTTGGGTTTCCGGATCGCCAAAACGCGCATTAAATTCAATTACTTTCGGTCCAGTAGAAGTTGCGATCAAACCCGTATATAAAATCCCGGTGAAGGCTTTTCCTTCTTCGATCATTCCAAGCGCTGTCGGCTTTACGATCGTTGAGATAGCTTCGTCAATAAGTGATTGAGGAATTTGAGGTACAGGTGCATACGCACCCATTCCACCCGTATTCGGACCTAAATCGCCATCATATGCACGCTTGTGATCCTGAGCGACCACCATTGGATAAACTTCTTGCTCACGAACAAAAGCTAATAGCGAAAATTCTTCTCCTTCAAGAAATTCCTCCACAACAACTTTAGCGCCACTTTGTCCAAACTTATTTTCCTTAAGCATATCTTCAAGTGCTTCAATAGCTTCGTCAGTTGTTTCTGCCACAACAACACCTTTGCCAGCAGCCAAACCATCCGCTTTTATTACGATCGGCGCCCCTTTTTCAAGAACATACGCTTTTGCTCGTTCGAAGTCAGAAAATGTCTGATGCTCTGCTGTCGGAATATGATATCGATTCATTAGTTCTTTTGCAAAATCCTTAGAACCCTCAATCAATGCAGCGGCCTTTGTTGGTCCAAAAATCAATAAACCAGCGGCGGTAAAATCATCCACGATTCCATTTAAAAGAGGAAGTTCAGGACCAACAAATGTCCAATCGATTTTTTGCTCCTTGGCGAACTTGATTAAGCTGTCATGATCATCTTCAGCGATATCAACAAGTTGAATCCCATCATTTTTCATTCCAGCATTCCCTTTTGCACAGAAAACGGAATCAACCTTCGGACTTTGATACAATTTTTGAGCAATCGTATGCTCTCTACCGCCGCTTCCGATCACTAAAATATTTAATCCCATGCTACTCTCCTTTTAATGTCTAAAGTGTCTAACATCTGTAAAGACCATTGCAATTCCATACTTATCAGCCATGTCGATCGACTCTTGATCTTTGATACTTCCGCCCGGCTGAATGATTGCTTTGATGCCATGATCTCCAGCATAAGCCACACTATCTCCCATCGGGAAAAAGGCATCACTGGCTAGAACTGCTTCCTCGATCGCTGCGCCTGCCTGTTCAATCGCAATCTGAACAGAACCAACGCGATTCATCTGACCTGCTCCGATCCCAAGTGTTTGATGATTATTCGCCACAACGATGGCATTACTTTTTACATGTTTTACAGCTTTCCAAGCAAACTCAAGCGCAGCTAATTCCTTTTCACTAGGTACTCTTTTTGTCACAACTTGCCAATCGTCTTTTGTTTCAGTAATGACGTCTTGGTTTTGAATCAGCAAACCTCCTAAAACAGAGATTTTTTCATCTTTTAACGCTTGATCTTTTTTGGAAAAATCTAAGGTCATTAAGCGTAGATTTTTTTTCTTTGATAACAGTTCCAGCGCTTCCTCTGAGAAACTCGGCGCAATGATGATCTCAAGAAACAGCTGGTGCATCTTTTCAGCTACTGATATATCTACCTCACGATTCAACACGATGATCCCGCCAAAAATCGACACAGGATCAGCTTCATACGCATATTGGTATGCTTCATCGATCGTTTGACC
This sequence is a window from Enterococcus wangshanyuanii. Protein-coding genes within it:
- a CDS encoding NCS2 family permease, which gives rise to MEKFFKLKENKTNVSTEMMAGVTTFFAMSYILFVNPSILSQTGMPFQAVFLATIIASIIGTLIMGLFANVPYAQAPGMGLNAFFTFTVVFGLGYTWQQALAMVFICGLINILITVTKIRKLIIKAIPESMQHAIGGGIGIFVAYVGIKNAKLLDFTVQAEPKNGVVNGDSIVPALGNFNNPEIILAVIGLVLTTVLVVLNVRGSILIGIVATTIIAIPLGVVDLSAINWQQNSLGNSLGELKTTFGAAFGADGMQSLFSDASKIPQVLMTVIAFSLSDTFDTIGTFIGTGRRTGIFSKEDELALEDSKGFSTKMDKALFADAVATSIGAVFGTSNTTTYVESAAGIGAGGRTGLTSVVVAAMFALSSLFSPLIAIVPAQATAPALILVGVMMLASFKDIEWTNLEEAVPAFFASIFMGLCYSISYGIAAGFIFYVIVKVAKGKITEISPILWIVNALFILNFIILAIL
- a CDS encoding 5'-nucleotidase C-terminal domain-containing protein; protein product: MKKWQNSILTILFVIGGISSGVVWDNEAAQAETTEKQSTSEQVESFDEGELIPFQLLGINDFHGALNTTGSFYDDLGNKVEKAGTAPLLAGYLNQAQEQFSKNNKGGQTLRVQAGDMVGASPANSGLLQDEPTIKVLNQMDFSIGTLGNHEFDEGLAEFNRIMTGTKPVDDPYGILTAYPREASKTQIVIGNVVKKGTEEIPFGWQPYTIREVGTGSNKVKVGFIGVVTTEIPNLVLREHYEAYDFLDEAQTIAYYSSQLRNQGVNAIVVLAHIPATSKAGKVEGEAAEILNEVNKIYPENSVDAFFAAHNHQYTNGVVNNTRVVQSTAQGKGYIDLQGTLDPTTNDFVKTPDATVSAVDPAGNKTPKIDENVDKTVKDASERVAAVTNKKIGTAKDNQLITREVNEFKESPLGNLITDGQVAMAKAQGIDADFAMTNNGGIRADLIVGENGEITWGAAQAVQPFGNIMQVVEMTGAQIQQVLNEQYDEEERYFLQISGLTYTFVETDDPNQPYVVKEMHKKDGTPIQAEQPYLVVINDFLFGGGDGFSGFTESRLVNAIQPDTETFISYIESKEAAGELIEASIEGRKTLAKSVEPVEPTPEPTDNDRLKKATLFDPLYEDDELLRGVTLPNATIAIFVGDLPQTLTRTAEPSIGDLQGQADGDGIIKLNVASLKLAGKEKLTALVIDSENNQAVFTIPILPKKTEQNLTTGDSDQLSETAGKKELPKTGEQSTTALVILGWLSAGSTVVFFLKKRI
- a CDS encoding DUF1361 domain-containing protein, giving the protein MLLYAKSYQFMALNVFLAYIPIEISFYFERVKCKMFYFLAAFWLIFYPNAPYLFTDFFHLAELTIYQGSNQIFLQSIHDWFSFVLLSTGILVYGLLGMDTLFSLMDEANKKGIMTKHWQFGLITVLISSLSSLAIFVGRFDRLHSVHLFTKPVHTLQIIFFQWSQEKWLFVLLFTAFQLILLGMIFSLKQQNRIDRSH
- a CDS encoding Cof-type HAD-IIB family hydrolase translates to MKKLIAIDLDGTTLNNQSLISPTTEKALKKAIDHGHYVSIVTGRPYRMSSQFYRQLGLTTPMVNFNGALVHLPEKKWADEKETGIKRDLVFDILAQKQALNLDFVAAENKETFYIDTLDYFDPAFFASEATPSNLLTTKNLVTDPTSMMVRTTHDQAKNVSDSLMKQYGEYVDVRTWGGPTPILEIVSKGIQKAKGVEQVASFLNVNRADILAFGDEHNDEEMLDYVGWGVAMKNATDKIKSVANDITEKTNDDDGLADYLTRYLDLNDH
- a CDS encoding putative DNA modification/repair radical SAM protein, translated to MDLSKKIEILAESAKYDVSCSSSGVADNQRTGSVGSTAKAGICHSFTSDGRCVSLLKLLFTNACIFDCHYCINRKSNAIPRATFTPQEVADLTMDFYMRNYIEGLFLSSAIIKNVDYTSELLIKTLKILRHEKGFKGYIHVKAIPGADEKLIEELGFLADRMSVNVELPSRESLKLLAPDKDPFALYKPMKQITHKKKELSLVPALKRESSFVPAGQSTQMIIGASPESDHSIVKIAENLYQKYDLRRVYYSAYIPVNQDSLLPAVTTDPPLLREHRLYQADWLLRFYRFSADEILSPEKPNFNLYLDPKANWAVQNYEQFPVDVQTASYERLLRIPGIGPKSAQNIVKARKYYKLHLSDLKKLGVVVKRAQYFVSCNGAVQAGLIQEPEWIITSLISSKQYDTLKKVNTQSKHEQLSLFDVERFEATKHKEMRYVN
- a CDS encoding TIGR03915 family putative DNA repair protein, producing MSIEESNEVWEYDGSYYGFLTIVYHAFKKNYFPEMILSPENAVESLFISEWFETDEQLAKKIYHRLEQRLRKENLQFIIDGFYCSLKEKERCLLDAIQIALSTKDLLINHLGHPSILALQKSLQALFSEVHLFTGFVRFEYVGAFLYSQIAPKHFSLPYLCPHFAQRYPNETIMIYDETHRLLGIIEQAQIRFIENTDPPTFHAQTCEQEVQDNWRTFLRAVTIEERRNEQVQLSHLPKRFRGNMIDFRE
- a CDS encoding type II toxin-antitoxin system Phd/YefM family antitoxin, with product MKSEKEISVSITDVKQSPMTVFATAKKEQTGVYIYNRNRVAGVMLTVEQYEALLEKQSAQQDPKVKIAQLNQTIRQKIAFGSLISAKNLDEQLVSLGFITRKTESDNYNEMMNELNETGKIDYQLQKKEDRTNIFAEVIGEQSNQSQLPDKLIVKKVHLRID
- the purD gene encoding phosphoribosylamine--glycine ligase codes for the protein MGLNILVIGSGGREHTIAQKLYQSPKVDSVFCAKGNAGMKNDGIQLVDIAEDDHDSLIKFAKEQKIDWTFVGPELPLLNGIVDDFTAAGLLIFGPTKAAALIEGSKDFAKELMNRYHIPTAEHQTFSDFERAKAYVLEKGAPIVIKADGLAAGKGVVVAETTDEAIEALEDMLKENKFGQSGAKVVVEEFLEGEEFSLLAFVREQEVYPMVVAQDHKRAYDGDLGPNTGGMGAYAPVPQIPQSLIDEAISTIVKPTALGMIEEGKAFTGILYTGLIATSTGPKVIEFNARFGDPETQVVLQRLNSDLAQIIDDLLHGETPEIEWKQNGYSLGVVVAAKGYPGDYQKDHPIPFAFDAEDEHIYYAGVKEMTGQLLSDGGRVYLVEASRDTLKEAQEAVYDRLEKMDTTCLFYRKDIGFKAIDSM